The DNA region AAACAGCTCCAGCCAGCGGTTAAAATGCTCGTCATTTATAGGCAAGGGTGCATGTTTGGCAAAGGGATTGCCCCTGAAACCAGCAACGCCAAACAATGCAGCATTCCAGAAAGCGTACATTTTATCAAGGTGCGGCTGCCAGTCGTTTTTTATAACTTCAGCAAAAACGGGCTCCAATAGCCCATCGAGGCGCACCCTGGTGTAAAATTCATCAACCAGTATTTTAATTGAGGTTAGATCTTCTATATCGTTCATTAGTTGTTTATTTTGTTGAAATACAAGCTATTTAATAGCAACCATCACAATTATTATTCCATTGAGCAGAAAAAAGCTTGCCAGTGTAACGCGGTCTAAGAATGGCGCTTAAAGGACTATCTACCGTGCTTCAACCGGTTATTTGTGACAAGTTGCAGAATCCAGACTTACGAAGCTTTTGAAACTTCGTAAGTCTTCCGCTTTTTCATATTACAAAGCCCATCGAATTTCTTTGGGGCATTAATTTGACTTTCATATAATATATTAATACCTTTTTATCCTTTAATTAACCATTTCAACATTCTCTTTTATTTAATTCATTAAACCTGGTGCTTTGACCGCTCCTTAAATCTTCCGGGCGGGCGGGGTTTATTTTTTCAGTACTACAATTCCGAGGTTCAGATCTTCATTGAACTGGCTTATGGTAA from Mucilaginibacter sp. SJ includes:
- a CDS encoding group III truncated hemoglobin, coding for MNDIEDLTSIKILVDEFYTRVRLDGLLEPVFAEVIKNDWQPHLDKMYAFWNAALFGVAGFRGNPFAKHAPLPINDEHFNRWLELFTQTVDAHFAGPMADDAKNRAGLMAVMFQSKLANMKGGAGRTIV